In Felis catus isolate Fca126 chromosome E1, F.catus_Fca126_mat1.0, whole genome shotgun sequence, the following proteins share a genomic window:
- the LOC111557845 gene encoding leucine-rich repeat extensin-like protein 3, protein MERKLALGLHQSIQTRGAGRNEREVGSTRTPRQREPPRDEVRVPGPKNRSPGRRAGCSRKRADSCPRRRLLLLRRVGGESGWVPPRDGPRRAQGCSVSPPPPHPASRPRGRFLLSRCRPLSPQPPPPPQPPVPPRPDSPPLAKPDRAEPAADTRNQPPRPRPRLTLTGCPSQSTPTCLRLPPILGPELQTGALFGQWQQGAGSCVLIPPAKAGREGGIKEPIMSRGPRTEQPILGLKMKWEGTGAR, encoded by the exons GAGGTGCAGGGAGGAATGAAAGAGAGGTGGGCAGCACTCGGACGCCCAGACAGAGGGAACCGCCCCGGGATGAGGTTAGGGTCCCGGGGCCAAAGAATAGGAGCCCCGGGAGGCGGGCGGGGTGCAGTCGGAAGCGGGCTGACTCCTGCCCCCGCCGCCGGCTGCTTCTGCTGAggagggttgggggggagagCGGGTGGGTCCCCCCGCGCGACGGCCCCCGCAGGGCTCAAGGCTGCTCcgtctccccccctcccccccacccggcTTCCCGTCCCCGCGGCCGCTTTCTCCTCAGTCGCTGCCGGCCGCTTTCTCCTcagccgccgcctcctcctcagCCGCCGGTGCCGCCGCGGCCGGACTCACCTCCCCTAGCAAAGCCGGATAGAGCGGAGCCAGCGGCGGACACGCGCAACCAGCCaccgaggccccgcccccgcctcacACTGACCGGCTGCCCTAGCCAATCCACGCCCACCTGTCTGCGTCTGCCTCCAATCCTGGGCCCGGAGCTTCAGACAGGCGCACTGTTCGGCCAGTGGCAACAAG gAGCAGGAAGCTGCGTGCTAATCCCGCCCGCAAAAGCTGGAAGAGAGGGTGGAATAAAAGAACCAATCATGAGCCGGGGACCAAGAACAGAACAACCAATCCTTGGCTTGAAGATGAAGTGGGAAGGGACCGGGGCCAGATAG